In the genome of Pseudomonas sp. HS6, one region contains:
- a CDS encoding DNA cytosine methyltransferase, whose protein sequence is MNELALFAGAGGGILGGHLLGWRTVCAVERDAYAAQILAQRQTDGLLPPFPIWSDVCSFDGRPWRGLVDVVSGGFPCQDISVAGAGLGIAGARSGLWRQMARITDEVRPRYVELENSPLLVGRGLALVLGDLAEMGYDARWGVIGAADLGAPHQRDRIWLIAEDTRQTMANTSGEHGKGILPCRTDSPIRGRPLERSPGSRRDGNGWWSSEPGMGRVADGVAHRVDRLKAIGNGQVPVVAASAFEALCIS, encoded by the coding sequence GTGAATGAGTTGGCTCTTTTCGCAGGCGCTGGTGGCGGAATACTCGGCGGACACCTCCTCGGCTGGCGCACCGTCTGCGCCGTTGAGCGTGATGCCTACGCCGCACAGATTCTGGCGCAACGACAAACCGATGGACTGCTCCCGCCTTTCCCGATTTGGTCTGACGTGTGCAGTTTTGACGGACGCCCCTGGCGAGGCCTTGTTGACGTGGTTTCGGGAGGATTTCCTTGTCAGGACATCTCGGTTGCAGGCGCCGGCCTGGGTATCGCCGGCGCCCGCTCCGGACTATGGCGGCAGATGGCACGAATTACCGATGAGGTACGACCGCGCTACGTCGAACTGGAGAACTCACCATTGCTTGTGGGACGAGGACTTGCCTTGGTGCTCGGTGACCTTGCCGAAATGGGGTATGACGCGCGATGGGGTGTTATCGGAGCGGCTGACCTCGGCGCCCCTCATCAGCGGGACCGGATCTGGCTCATCGCAGAAGACACCCGCCAGACGATGGCCAACACCAGTGGCGAGCATGGCAAAGGGATCCTCCCCTGCCGCACTGACTCGCCGATCCGGGGCCGACCGCTCGAACGATCGCCTGGATCACGCCGTGATGGCAATGGATGGTGGTCATCTGAACCCGGAATGGGCCGAGTGGCTGATGGGGTGGCCCATCGGGTGGACCGACTTAAGGCCATTGGCAACGGACAGGTTCCAGTCGTGGCAGCAAGCGCATTCGAAGCGCTCTGTATTTCCTAG
- a CDS encoding DUF4224 domain-containing protein translates to MNIQFLSHEQVCELTGAKTKAGQITVLKRNGIRHTIKRNGWPCVIASALTGATTNATETPTWQPRLVG, encoded by the coding sequence ATGAACATTCAATTTCTTAGCCATGAGCAGGTCTGCGAGTTGACCGGAGCTAAAACTAAAGCCGGTCAGATTACGGTACTGAAGCGCAATGGCATTCGTCATACCATCAAGCGCAATGGCTGGCCTTGCGTGATTGCGTCCGCGCTGACAGGAGCAACCACCAACGCGACAGAAACTCCAACGTGGCAGCCACGCCTGGTGGGATAA
- a CDS encoding tyrosine recombinase XerC: protein MGRRPTKPGSIPRLRERKRGNTTYYLYDTGGKPRKEIPLGTDYGLAILEYAKLEKSRVSQALTQTVLTFAYVAGLYMDEVVPTKAHATQKDNARELKNLLLFFNDPPAPLEAIEPKHVSQYLRHRGKTAPIPANREKALLSSIWNFARENGYTSLANPCSGVKGNKETGRDIYVEDDVLARAYQHADQPLRDALDLFYLTGQRVADTLKMDERDIKDGKLSVQQGKTGAKRRIEIIGELKVVIDRIMTRKAGHKIRSTRLVVIDSGQPMTTSMLRKRFDDAREAAGIPKAEFQMRDLRAKAATDKEESTGSIREARDQLGHTTVGMTEQYIRMRKGMKVTPTK, encoded by the coding sequence ATGGGACGAAGACCAACGAAGCCGGGGAGCATTCCTCGGCTGCGCGAGAGAAAACGCGGCAACACCACCTATTATCTTTATGACACTGGCGGGAAACCACGCAAGGAAATCCCGCTAGGTACAGATTACGGCCTAGCCATACTAGAGTACGCGAAACTCGAAAAAAGCCGTGTGTCTCAAGCTCTGACACAAACCGTACTTACCTTTGCTTACGTAGCCGGGCTTTATATGGATGAGGTGGTTCCCACAAAAGCCCACGCCACCCAAAAGGACAACGCGCGCGAACTGAAAAACCTTCTTCTGTTCTTCAACGACCCGCCCGCGCCTCTAGAAGCTATCGAACCAAAACATGTCAGCCAGTACCTTCGCCATCGTGGCAAGACAGCACCTATTCCCGCGAATCGGGAGAAGGCATTACTCAGCTCCATCTGGAACTTTGCTCGCGAGAATGGCTATACATCCTTGGCTAACCCTTGCTCAGGCGTGAAAGGCAATAAAGAAACCGGTCGCGATATATATGTTGAAGACGACGTACTTGCCAGAGCCTACCAGCATGCCGATCAGCCATTGAGAGACGCTTTGGATCTGTTCTACCTAACAGGTCAGAGGGTCGCAGACACATTGAAGATGGATGAGCGAGACATAAAAGACGGGAAGCTCTCCGTTCAGCAAGGCAAGACTGGGGCTAAACGAAGGATCGAGATCATTGGTGAGCTCAAAGTCGTAATCGATCGAATCATGACACGAAAGGCCGGACACAAAATCAGGTCAACACGCCTAGTAGTAATCGACTCGGGGCAGCCAATGACGACCAGCATGCTCAGAAAACGATTTGATGACGCCAGGGAAGCAGCCGGAATTCCAAAAGCAGAATTTCAGATGCGCGACCTAAGAGCAAAAGCGGCGACGGATAAGGAGGAGTCAACAGGGAGCATCCGAGAAGCTCGGGACCAGCTAGGACATACAACCGTCGGGATGACAGAACAGTACATCCGAATGCGGAAGGGGATGAAGGTTACCCCTACGAAGTGA